Proteins encoded by one window of Kribbella flavida DSM 17836:
- a CDS encoding GNAT family N-acetyltransferase: MSDDGLAATDGAARYGVGLLSGDVVTLRATADEDLKVLAEWWNVSDAAALQHTMVRPSPVGQAEEMFRAWSVNKSGTLDTGFSVVLTGSRELIGHATLYGATTPARAATFAIMVGPEYVGKGYGTEATRMMLRYGFLELGLHRVELTVWAFNTRAIAAYAKAGFVKEGVRRAACFHNGAFHDQVFMGVLAEEFLA; this comes from the coding sequence ATGAGCGACGACGGGTTGGCGGCGACGGATGGGGCGGCTCGGTACGGGGTGGGATTGCTGAGTGGGGACGTGGTCACACTGCGGGCTACGGCGGACGAAGACCTCAAAGTTCTTGCGGAGTGGTGGAACGTGAGCGACGCGGCGGCGTTGCAGCACACGATGGTGCGGCCGTCGCCGGTGGGGCAGGCCGAGGAGATGTTCCGGGCGTGGAGTGTCAACAAGTCGGGGACTCTGGACACCGGGTTCAGCGTGGTGCTGACCGGGAGCAGGGAGTTGATCGGTCACGCGACGCTGTACGGCGCGACCACGCCGGCGCGGGCTGCGACGTTCGCGATCATGGTGGGGCCGGAGTACGTCGGCAAGGGGTACGGGACCGAGGCGACCCGGATGATGCTGCGGTACGGGTTTCTCGAGCTCGGGCTGCACCGGGTGGAGCTGACGGTCTGGGCGTTCAACACGCGGGCGATCGCGGCGTACGCGAAGGCCGGCTTCGTCAAGGAAGGTGTACGACGGGCGGCGTGCTTCCACAACGGCGCGTTCCACGACCAGGTGTTCATGGGTGTGCTCGCCGAGGAGTTTCTCGCGTAG
- a CDS encoding GNAT family N-acetyltransferase, whose amino-acid sequence MPTVRHATPADIPQLVDAYDWLFAPPGLKPPHWDPVVAADRLTRVIAGPRTAVLVATEQDQVVGFCTLYLDIESVRFGQRCWLEDLAVSPTQRSTGVGTTLLTTAHQWAASNGADHLELDSANTRTDAHRFYHRHNPGALSTTFSWHLA is encoded by the coding sequence ATGCCTACGGTCCGCCACGCCACTCCTGCCGACATCCCGCAACTGGTCGACGCCTACGACTGGCTCTTCGCCCCACCCGGCCTCAAGCCTCCCCACTGGGACCCGGTCGTCGCCGCCGACCGGCTGACCCGCGTCATCGCCGGCCCGCGCACCGCCGTACTGGTAGCCACCGAGCAGGACCAGGTCGTCGGCTTCTGCACGCTCTACCTGGACATCGAGTCGGTCCGCTTCGGCCAACGCTGCTGGCTGGAAGATCTCGCCGTGTCCCCCACCCAGCGCTCCACCGGCGTAGGCACCACCCTGCTGACCACCGCCCACCAGTGGGCTGCGTCGAACGGCGCCGACCACCTGGAACTCGACTCCGCCAACACCCGCACCGACGCCCACCGCTTCTACCACCGCCACAACCCCGGCGCCCTCTCCACCACCTTCAGTTGGCACCTGGCATGA
- a CDS encoding DUF1990 family protein, translated as MKLADLADLRFSYDAIGATRYEETPPDYHRLDLRTRIGAGDEVFRKAGEAVTTWQMHRGAGMRIDATDTPAVIGANVLGRLGVGPLSLTIPCRVVWTADDDDHIGFAYGTLPGHPESGEESFLVTRDPDGVYFTLRAYSRPGAWYTRLSGPLGRSTQHLFARRYTQALQRLVA; from the coding sequence ATGAAGCTGGCCGACCTGGCCGACCTGCGGTTCAGCTACGACGCGATCGGCGCGACCCGGTACGAGGAGACGCCGCCCGACTACCACCGGCTGGACCTGCGCACCCGGATCGGCGCCGGCGACGAGGTCTTCCGCAAGGCCGGCGAAGCCGTGACGACGTGGCAGATGCACCGCGGCGCCGGGATGCGCATCGACGCCACCGACACCCCGGCCGTCATCGGCGCCAACGTTCTCGGCCGCCTCGGCGTCGGCCCACTGAGCCTGACCATCCCCTGCCGGGTGGTCTGGACCGCCGACGACGACGACCACATCGGCTTCGCCTACGGCACGCTTCCCGGCCATCCAGAATCCGGCGAGGAGTCCTTCCTCGTCACCCGCGACCCCGACGGCGTCTACTTCACCCTCCGCGCCTACAGCCGTCCCGGCGCCTGGTACACCCGCCTGTCCGGCCCGTTGGGCCGCTCCACCCAGCACCTCTTCGCCCGCCGCTACACCCAGGCCTTGCAACGCCTAGTGGCCTGA
- a CDS encoding LCP family protein encodes MSQPQPIDRRLVGRPPVRPKKRGNWFGRILGLVVLLFLLTLVCVPLYAWGRIDKVDAAPAGKRPADAAGTTYLMVGSDSREGLSTEDKRKLGTGSVGGKRTDTIILLHVPESGPPALISVPRDSWLSVPGKGKEKVNAAYGNGNPKLLIQTLENYTGLRIDHYVEIGFGGFASIIDSVGGVDVCLPKAMKDQKAHINLPAGCQELDGPKALGYVRSRYADRQGDLGRANRQREVIGLVADKAVSWKTFVNPFRYYSIGTSSADALTVDEEMGPVDLAKFALAMRKVAGGGEGVSLTLPIADADARRSGQSVVLLSDSKVKALVQALKEGRTAGLKAG; translated from the coding sequence ATGAGTCAACCGCAGCCCATCGACCGCCGCCTGGTCGGTCGTCCTCCCGTACGCCCGAAGAAGCGGGGCAACTGGTTCGGCCGGATTCTCGGACTGGTCGTCCTGCTGTTCCTGCTGACCCTGGTCTGCGTGCCGCTCTACGCGTGGGGCCGGATCGACAAGGTCGACGCGGCGCCGGCCGGCAAGCGACCCGCCGACGCGGCCGGTACGACGTACCTGATGGTCGGTTCCGACAGCCGCGAGGGGCTGAGCACCGAGGACAAGCGCAAGCTCGGCACCGGCAGCGTCGGCGGTAAGCGCACCGACACGATCATCCTGCTGCACGTGCCGGAGTCCGGTCCGCCCGCGCTGATCAGCGTGCCGCGGGACAGTTGGCTGAGCGTGCCCGGCAAGGGCAAGGAGAAGGTCAACGCGGCGTACGGCAACGGCAACCCGAAGCTGCTGATCCAGACCCTGGAGAACTACACCGGGCTGCGGATCGACCACTACGTCGAGATCGGCTTCGGCGGCTTCGCCTCGATCATCGACAGCGTCGGCGGTGTCGACGTGTGTTTGCCCAAGGCAATGAAGGACCAGAAGGCGCACATCAACCTGCCGGCCGGCTGCCAGGAGCTCGACGGCCCGAAGGCGCTCGGCTACGTCCGGTCCCGCTACGCCGACCGGCAAGGCGACCTCGGCCGGGCCAACCGCCAGCGCGAGGTGATCGGCCTGGTCGCGGACAAGGCGGTGTCCTGGAAGACGTTCGTCAACCCGTTCCGCTACTACAGCATCGGCACCTCCAGCGCCGACGCGCTCACCGTCGACGAGGAGATGGGACCGGTGGACCTGGCCAAGTTCGCGCTGGCGATGCGCAAGGTGGCCGGTGGCGGCGAGGGTGTCTCACTGACCCTGCCGATCGCCGACGCGGACGCCCGCCGCTCGGGCCAGAGCGTCGTCCTGCTGAGCGACTCCAAGGTCAAGGCGCTCGTGCAGGCCCTCAAGGAGGGCAGGACGGCCGGCTTGAAGGCCGGCTGA
- the surE gene encoding 5'/3'-nucleotidase SurE, producing MTRVLITNDDGIDAPGLRALAGAAVEAGYDVVVAAPAEEASGASAALSAYTDDDGKLLITRRNLSGLDGVPAYGVAASPAYIVVLATLDAFGPAPDVVLSGINRGANAGRAVLHSGTVGAAFTAAAYGMPALAASLDVLSPLDPTRGGNALAVLDETSDESRNWATAAQYVAEVLPRLDGLTDGAVLNLNVPDRPAEEIAGLAEAKLAGFGQVQMAVAESGEDFLRTSVQENRTRAEDGTDLALLTAGHATLTTLRGLLEL from the coding sequence ATGACGCGCGTGCTGATCACCAACGACGACGGCATCGACGCCCCTGGCCTGCGGGCGCTGGCCGGGGCCGCGGTCGAGGCCGGGTACGACGTCGTCGTCGCGGCCCCGGCCGAGGAGGCGAGCGGAGCCAGCGCGGCGCTGAGCGCCTACACCGACGACGACGGGAAGCTGCTGATCACCCGGCGGAACCTGTCCGGTCTCGACGGCGTCCCGGCGTACGGCGTGGCCGCGTCACCGGCGTACATCGTGGTGCTGGCGACGCTCGACGCCTTCGGCCCGGCGCCCGACGTGGTGCTGTCCGGGATCAACCGGGGCGCGAACGCGGGGCGCGCGGTCCTGCACTCCGGAACCGTGGGCGCGGCGTTCACCGCCGCGGCGTACGGGATGCCGGCGCTCGCGGCGTCGCTGGACGTGCTGTCGCCGCTCGACCCGACCCGCGGCGGCAACGCGCTCGCGGTGCTCGACGAGACCTCGGACGAGTCGCGCAACTGGGCGACGGCGGCCCAGTACGTCGCCGAGGTGCTGCCGCGGCTCGATGGCCTCACCGACGGGGCGGTGCTCAATCTGAACGTGCCAGATCGCCCGGCGGAGGAGATCGCCGGGCTGGCCGAGGCGAAACTGGCCGGCTTCGGTCAGGTCCAGATGGCGGTGGCCGAGAGCGGCGAGGACTTCCTGCGGACCTCGGTGCAGGAGAACCGGACCCGGGCCGAGGACGGCACGGACCTGGCGCTGCTCACCGCGGGGCACGCGACCCTGACCACGCTCCGCGGACTGCTGGAACTGTGA
- a CDS encoding 1-phosphofructokinase family hexose kinase — protein MGEGVMVFAPAPQLTVTIEQVGHEPELHLHAGGQAIWQARMISSLGVPVTFCTVLGDGEVGQALTSLIEQEGLELKAIRRRSDSGWYVHDRRGDDSRQEIAQHAGAPLGRHDNDELYALALSEGLKAGLCVLSGVPDPALASPDTYRRLGTDLQRNGAKVAADLTGDHLAAVLDAGLTFLKVSDEELYADGLADESAGDESVVKAAKELAERGAETVVISRAEKPAIALVDGEVLQVHMPELSVRDHHGAGDSMTAGVVAVLARGGDVREAIRTGAAAGALNVTRHGLGTGRADAISELVGRVRLEPLEDA, from the coding sequence ATGGGTGAAGGGGTGATGGTGTTCGCGCCGGCACCGCAGTTGACCGTGACGATCGAGCAGGTCGGGCACGAGCCCGAGCTGCACCTGCACGCCGGCGGCCAGGCGATCTGGCAGGCCCGGATGATCTCGTCGCTCGGCGTACCGGTGACCTTTTGCACGGTGCTCGGCGACGGCGAGGTGGGCCAGGCGCTCACCTCCCTGATCGAGCAGGAGGGCCTGGAACTGAAGGCGATCCGGCGCCGGTCCGACAGCGGCTGGTACGTGCACGACCGGCGCGGTGACGACAGTCGGCAGGAGATCGCCCAGCACGCCGGAGCACCGCTGGGCCGGCACGACAACGACGAGCTGTACGCGCTGGCGCTGTCGGAAGGGCTCAAGGCCGGGCTGTGCGTGCTCAGCGGCGTGCCGGACCCGGCGCTGGCCTCGCCCGACACCTACCGGCGGCTGGGGACCGACCTGCAGCGCAACGGCGCCAAGGTCGCCGCCGACCTCACCGGGGATCACCTGGCCGCGGTGCTCGACGCCGGACTGACGTTTCTCAAGGTCAGTGACGAGGAGCTGTACGCCGACGGCCTGGCGGACGAGTCGGCCGGTGACGAGAGCGTCGTGAAAGCCGCCAAGGAGCTGGCCGAGCGCGGCGCGGAGACGGTGGTGATCAGCCGGGCCGAGAAGCCCGCGATCGCACTGGTCGACGGCGAGGTGCTGCAGGTCCACATGCCCGAGCTGAGTGTGCGGGACCACCACGGAGCCGGCGACTCGATGACCGCCGGCGTGGTCGCCGTCCTGGCGCGGGGCGGGGACGTCCGCGAAGCCATCCGGACCGGAGCCGCGGCCGGCGCGCTGAACGTGACCCGGCACGGCCTCGGGACCGGCCGGGCCGACGCGATCAGCGAACTGGTCGGCCGCGTCCGGCTGGAACCGCTGGAGGACGCATGA
- a CDS encoding HU family DNA-binding protein, producing MNRNELVAGVAAKAGIPRNQAEKVLDALGDVVTEAVHKGDKVSLTGLLSIERVLRAPRTGRNPQTGEPLSIPAGYSVRLSCGSRLKAAARGDLRTIS from the coding sequence GTGAATCGCAACGAGCTGGTCGCCGGGGTGGCGGCGAAGGCGGGCATTCCGCGCAACCAGGCCGAAAAGGTGCTCGACGCGCTCGGCGACGTCGTCACCGAGGCCGTGCACAAGGGTGACAAGGTCTCGCTGACCGGCCTGCTGAGCATCGAGCGGGTCCTGCGCGCGCCGCGCACCGGCCGGAACCCGCAGACGGGTGAGCCGCTGTCGATCCCGGCCGGCTACTCCGTCCGGCTGTCCTGCGGCAGCCGGCTGAAGGCCGCCGCACGCGGCGACCTTCGCACGATCTCCTGA
- a CDS encoding SMP-30/gluconolactonase/LRE family protein, producing the protein MSGPLSRRALAATVTLSALFLPSLTTTASATTAAANGSVTTASAATATDGRSPSFPRRFELPAGFQPEGIAIARGTAYFGSRVDGDIYAADLRTGRGRVISQGPGTASLGLKVDRRGRLFVAGAAGGNGRVIDTRTGKVLASYTFTTTTPTFVNDVILSRDAAWFTDSRRPVLYRVPLGRHGKLPAQSAVRTVPLTGDYVHDPVNNNGNGIALTPDRRALIIVQSATGFLFRVDPRTGVTRRIDLGGVLMTNGDGLLRSADTLYVVQNRLNKIAVLDLNRSGTRGRLVREITSPDFDVPTTAAFFGPRIYLPNARFTTPPTATTPYWVSAVHR; encoded by the coding sequence ATGTCCGGCCCGCTGTCCCGTCGCGCCCTCGCGGCGACGGTCACCCTGTCCGCACTGTTCCTCCCCAGCCTCACCACCACCGCCTCCGCCACGACCGCCGCCGCCAACGGCTCGGTCACCACGGCATCCGCGGCGACCGCCACCGACGGCCGGTCGCCGAGCTTCCCGCGGCGCTTCGAGCTGCCGGCCGGGTTCCAGCCCGAAGGCATCGCGATCGCCCGCGGTACGGCGTACTTCGGTTCGCGCGTCGACGGCGACATCTACGCGGCCGACCTGCGCACCGGCCGGGGCCGGGTGATCAGCCAGGGCCCGGGCACGGCCTCGCTCGGCCTGAAGGTGGACCGCCGCGGCCGGCTGTTCGTGGCCGGCGCCGCCGGGGGCAACGGCCGGGTGATCGACACCCGGACCGGCAAGGTGCTCGCGAGCTACACGTTCACCACGACCACGCCGACGTTCGTGAACGACGTGATTCTCAGCCGCGACGCGGCCTGGTTCACCGACTCGCGGCGGCCGGTGCTCTACCGGGTCCCGCTCGGGCGGCACGGCAAGCTGCCGGCCCAGTCGGCCGTGCGGACGGTCCCGCTGACCGGCGACTACGTGCACGACCCGGTCAACAACAACGGCAACGGGATCGCGCTGACGCCGGACCGGCGCGCGCTGATCATCGTGCAGTCCGCCACCGGCTTCCTGTTCCGGGTCGACCCGCGGACCGGCGTGACCCGCCGGATCGACCTCGGCGGCGTGCTGATGACCAACGGCGACGGGCTGCTCCGCTCCGCAGACACCCTGTACGTCGTGCAGAACCGGCTGAACAAGATCGCGGTGCTCGATCTCAACCGCAGCGGCACCCGGGGCCGGCTGGTCCGCGAGATCACCAGCCCGGACTTCGACGTTCCGACGACGGCGGCGTTCTTCGGGCCGCGGATCTACCTGCCGAACGCCCGGTTCACCACGCCGCCGACCGCGACCACGCCGTACTGGGTGAGCGCCGTCCACCGGTAG
- a CDS encoding M13 family metallopeptidase, giving the protein MTAGIDITGLSTTVRPQDDLYRHANGRWLDEHEIPADKAIYGAFHALGDTAELNVRSIVERTLDAGHPEGSEARKIADLYRSFLDEDTVERLGADPIADQLALAGSIEDRDALVAALGTLELQGVGGIFHYWVDVDEKKSDQYVVYLTQGGLSLPDESYYRDDAFQEQRTAYVAHVARMLGLAGLADAEGAAERILALETRLAAGHWDVVKNRDVTATYNKFDRARLDALMPGFDWSRWLPNAGVPESAFEQVVVRQPDYFTSAAEALQELELDHWKEWLSWRIVHSAAPLLSSAFVAENFEFYGRTLTGAPELRERWKRGLGVVGSALGEAVGQLYVAEFFPPVAKARMVELVGNLVEAYRQRIEALDWMSPETRQRALDKLGRFTPKIGYPDKWRDYSALEVAPDDLVGNVRRSVAVETARELAKLGGPVDRTEWQMTPQTVNAYYNPAMNEIVFPAAILQPPFFALDADDALNYGAIGAVIGHEIGHGFDDQGSRYDGDGNISDWWTDEDRAAFEVRANRLVEQYDALEPAEAPGQHVNGALTLGENIGDLGGLSIAYTAYEISLAGAEAPVIDGLTGAERFFLAWANAWSTKTRPAEVVRRLAIDPHSPPEFRCNAVVRNIDAFHEAFGVGPDDAMWLAPEQRVRIW; this is encoded by the coding sequence ATGACGGCAGGTATCGACATCACGGGGCTGTCCACGACCGTTCGGCCGCAGGACGACCTGTACCGGCACGCGAACGGACGCTGGCTGGACGAGCACGAGATCCCGGCGGACAAGGCGATCTACGGCGCTTTCCACGCCCTCGGCGACACCGCCGAGCTGAACGTGCGCTCGATCGTCGAGCGGACCCTGGACGCCGGTCACCCCGAGGGCAGCGAGGCCCGCAAGATCGCCGACCTGTACCGCTCCTTCCTGGACGAGGACACCGTCGAGCGGCTGGGCGCGGACCCGATCGCGGACCAGCTGGCCCTGGCCGGCTCGATCGAGGACCGCGACGCGCTGGTCGCGGCGCTCGGAACGCTGGAGCTGCAAGGCGTCGGCGGGATCTTCCACTACTGGGTCGACGTCGACGAGAAGAAGTCCGACCAGTACGTCGTCTACCTCACCCAGGGCGGGCTGAGCCTGCCCGACGAGTCCTACTACCGCGACGACGCGTTCCAGGAGCAGCGGACGGCGTACGTCGCGCACGTGGCCCGGATGCTCGGCCTGGCAGGGCTGGCCGACGCCGAGGGTGCGGCGGAGCGGATCCTGGCGCTGGAGACCCGGTTGGCCGCCGGTCACTGGGACGTGGTGAAGAACCGCGACGTCACGGCCACCTACAACAAGTTCGACCGAGCCCGGCTGGACGCGCTGATGCCCGGCTTCGACTGGTCGCGCTGGCTGCCCAACGCCGGCGTGCCGGAGAGCGCGTTCGAGCAGGTCGTGGTGCGGCAGCCCGACTACTTCACCAGCGCGGCCGAGGCGCTGCAGGAGCTGGAGCTGGACCACTGGAAGGAGTGGCTCAGCTGGCGCATCGTGCACAGCGCCGCTCCGCTGCTGAGCTCCGCCTTCGTCGCGGAGAACTTCGAGTTCTACGGCCGCACCCTGACCGGCGCCCCGGAGCTGCGCGAGCGCTGGAAGCGCGGCCTCGGCGTGGTGGGCTCCGCGCTCGGCGAGGCCGTCGGGCAGCTGTACGTCGCGGAGTTCTTCCCGCCGGTCGCCAAGGCCCGGATGGTCGAGCTGGTCGGCAACCTGGTCGAGGCGTATCGGCAGCGGATCGAGGCCCTGGACTGGATGAGCCCGGAGACCCGGCAGCGCGCGCTGGACAAGCTCGGCCGGTTCACGCCGAAGATCGGGTACCCGGACAAGTGGCGCGACTACAGCGCCCTCGAGGTGGCGCCGGACGACCTGGTCGGCAACGTCCGGCGCTCGGTCGCGGTCGAGACGGCCCGCGAGCTGGCCAAGCTCGGCGGCCCGGTGGACCGGACCGAGTGGCAGATGACGCCGCAGACGGTGAACGCCTACTACAACCCGGCGATGAACGAGATCGTCTTCCCGGCCGCGATCCTGCAGCCGCCGTTTTTCGCCCTGGACGCCGACGACGCGCTGAACTACGGCGCGATCGGCGCGGTGATCGGGCACGAGATCGGGCACGGCTTCGACGACCAGGGCTCGCGTTACGACGGCGACGGCAACATCAGCGACTGGTGGACCGACGAGGACCGGGCGGCCTTCGAGGTCCGGGCCAACCGCCTGGTCGAGCAGTACGACGCGCTGGAGCCGGCCGAGGCGCCGGGGCAGCACGTGAACGGCGCGCTCACACTCGGCGAGAACATCGGTGACCTGGGCGGACTGTCGATCGCCTACACGGCGTACGAGATCTCGCTGGCTGGTGCCGAGGCGCCGGTGATCGACGGGCTGACCGGGGCCGAGCGGTTCTTCCTGGCCTGGGCGAACGCCTGGTCGACCAAGACCCGGCCGGCCGAGGTGGTCCGCCGGCTGGCGATCGACCCGCACTCGCCGCCGGAGTTCCGCTGCAACGCGGTGGTGCGCAACATCGACGCTTTCCACGAGGCGTTCGGGGTCGGCCCGGACGATGCGATGTGGCTGGCCCCGGAGCAGCGCGTCCGGATCTGGTAG
- a CDS encoding aminopeptidase P family protein — protein MTQSTEQVPAEPSGPATDPAAAQATEQAPKTATHDTQPKDALRRFMNSGWGDIERTDATLRDVASWTAKRRDALSQAFPGERLVIPAGTYKVRSNDTDYVFRPHTDYVWLAGDQTSDAVLVLEPNGSGHDSVLYFRPRSERSQGEEFWRDRMYGELWAGRRPSLTETAKEYGLETRHVDRLGDALKGDVPTRVRRGEDSSLASLLSGVKVDADRDHELAATLSELRLVKDAFEIEQLREACAITHRGFSDVLAEMDQVRKYGERWIEGTFWRRARAEGNDVGYTSIAAAGSHATTLHWIENDGPVTDGTLMLLDMGVENRNLYTADITRTLPVNGEFTPRQRELYQLVLDAQNAGIGALRPGVPFAAGHQAAIEVLVKGLEAMELLPVSAEEALDPDSMIYQRYTLHGVSHMLGIDVHDCAAARNEQYRGDLEAGYVLTVEPGLYFQAEDLTVPEDLRGIGIRIEDDILVTDDGTENLSAAMPREVEDVQRWMAG, from the coding sequence ATGACCCAGAGCACCGAGCAGGTCCCCGCGGAACCCTCCGGCCCGGCGACCGACCCGGCCGCGGCGCAGGCCACCGAACAGGCCCCGAAGACGGCGACCCACGACACCCAGCCGAAGGATGCGCTGCGCCGGTTCATGAACTCCGGCTGGGGCGACATCGAGCGCACCGACGCGACCCTGCGCGACGTCGCGAGCTGGACCGCGAAGCGCCGCGACGCGCTGTCGCAGGCCTTCCCGGGTGAACGGCTGGTGATCCCGGCCGGCACCTACAAGGTCCGCTCGAACGACACCGACTACGTCTTCCGGCCGCACACCGACTACGTCTGGCTGGCCGGCGACCAGACCTCCGACGCGGTGCTGGTGCTGGAGCCGAACGGCAGCGGCCACGACTCGGTGCTGTACTTCCGCCCGCGCTCCGAGCGCAGCCAGGGCGAGGAGTTCTGGCGCGACCGGATGTACGGCGAGCTGTGGGCCGGGCGCCGTCCGTCGCTGACCGAGACCGCCAAGGAGTACGGCCTGGAGACCCGGCACGTCGACCGGCTCGGCGACGCGCTCAAGGGCGACGTGCCGACCCGGGTCCGGCGCGGCGAGGACAGCTCGCTGGCGTCCCTGCTCAGCGGCGTGAAGGTGGACGCCGACCGCGACCACGAGCTGGCGGCGACGCTGTCGGAGCTGCGGCTGGTCAAGGACGCGTTCGAGATCGAGCAGCTGCGCGAGGCCTGCGCGATCACCCACCGCGGCTTCTCCGACGTGCTGGCCGAGATGGACCAGGTCCGCAAGTACGGCGAGCGCTGGATCGAGGGCACCTTCTGGCGCCGGGCCCGGGCCGAGGGCAACGATGTCGGCTACACCTCGATCGCCGCGGCCGGCTCGCACGCGACCACGCTGCACTGGATCGAGAACGACGGCCCGGTCACCGACGGCACGTTGATGCTGCTCGACATGGGCGTGGAGAACCGCAACCTCTACACCGCCGACATCACCCGCACGCTGCCGGTCAACGGCGAGTTCACCCCGCGGCAGCGCGAGCTGTACCAGCTGGTGCTGGACGCGCAGAACGCCGGGATCGGCGCGCTGCGGCCCGGCGTACCGTTCGCGGCCGGGCACCAGGCGGCGATCGAGGTGCTGGTGAAGGGGCTGGAGGCGATGGAGCTGCTGCCGGTGTCCGCCGAGGAGGCGCTCGACCCGGACAGCATGATCTACCAGCGCTACACGCTGCACGGCGTCAGCCACATGCTCGGCATCGACGTGCATGACTGCGCCGCGGCCCGTAACGAGCAGTACCGCGGCGACCTCGAGGCCGGCTACGTGCTGACCGTCGAGCCCGGCCTGTACTTCCAGGCCGAGGACCTGACCGTGCCCGAGGACCTGCGCGGTATCGGCATCCGGATCGAGGACGACATCCTGGTCACCGACGACGGCACCGAGAACCTGTCCGCCGCGATGCCCCGCGAGGTCGAGGACGTCCAGCGCTGGATGGCCGGCTGA
- the panD gene encoding aspartate 1-decarboxylase, producing MLREMMKSKVHRATVTQADLDYVGSCTLDATLMDAANLLPGEKVDIVDITNGHRLSTYLIEGPRDSGVVGINGAAAHLIHPGDLVILIAYGQFEDAEAKVFAPSVVFVDGRNAITRIGSDPAEALPDTGTLRGDELHTQR from the coding sequence ATGCTGCGCGAAATGATGAAGTCGAAGGTGCACCGGGCCACCGTCACCCAGGCGGACCTGGACTACGTCGGGTCCTGCACGCTGGACGCGACCTTGATGGACGCGGCGAACCTGCTGCCCGGTGAGAAGGTCGACATCGTCGACATCACCAACGGCCACCGGCTGTCGACGTACCTGATCGAGGGGCCGCGGGACTCCGGCGTGGTCGGCATCAACGGCGCCGCGGCGCACCTGATCCATCCCGGCGACCTGGTCATCCTGATCGCCTACGGGCAGTTCGAGGACGCCGAGGCGAAGGTGTTCGCGCCGAGCGTAGTCTTCGTGGACGGGCGGAACGCGATCACCCGCATCGGCTCCGACCCCGCCGAGGCGCTGCCGGACACCGGCACGCTCCGCGGTGACGAACTGCACACCCAGCGTTGA